A DNA window from Chlamydia felis Fe/C-56 contains the following coding sequences:
- a CDS encoding exodeoxyribonuclease VII small subunit, with amino-acid sequence MEEIPFENAMERLEEIVDLMNQPSTSLDSSLKLYEEADALMRICESRIRKAEDRVRELSERRNETLLSEEESFAH; translated from the coding sequence ATGGAAGAAATTCCCTTTGAAAATGCTATGGAAAGGTTGGAAGAGATCGTAGATCTTATGAATCAACCCTCAACGTCTTTAGATTCTTCTTTAAAACTTTATGAAGAAGCTGATGCTTTAATGCGTATTTGCGAATCGCGCATTCGTAAAGCAGAAGACCGTGTACGCGAGTTATCCGAAAGGCGAAATGAAACTCTTCTTTCTGAAGAAGAATCTTTTGCGCATTAA
- a CDS encoding Maf-like protein: MEPQLILGSSSPRRKSILQYFRIPFTCISPSFEERSVPYQGDPVAYSQELAVGKAESIVQDHNPEGVILTADTVVIYKGKVFNKPGSHDEAIEMLKTLSGQTHSIITSVALLQQKKLMVGQETTQVTFNKLPEEYLGRYVEAFSTLDKCGGYSTQEGGGLIIHNIQGCAYNVQGLPIRTLYHLLLEFDINLWDYLV, from the coding sequence ATGGAACCACAATTAATCTTGGGCTCTTCTTCTCCACGAAGAAAATCAATCCTGCAGTACTTCCGTATTCCTTTTACCTGTATTTCACCAAGTTTCGAAGAACGTTCTGTTCCTTATCAGGGTGATCCTGTTGCATATTCTCAAGAATTAGCTGTAGGAAAAGCAGAATCTATAGTACAAGACCACAATCCTGAAGGAGTGATTCTTACAGCAGATACCGTTGTTATCTATAAGGGAAAAGTTTTCAATAAGCCGGGTTCTCATGATGAGGCTATTGAAATGCTAAAAACGTTAAGTGGTCAAACGCATTCTATAATTACAAGTGTTGCTCTTCTTCAACAAAAGAAATTGATGGTTGGCCAAGAAACAACACAGGTGACCTTCAACAAACTTCCAGAAGAGTATTTGGGAAGATATGTCGAGGCATTTTCCACGTTAGATAAGTGTGGGGGCTATAGCACTCAAGAAGGTGGAGGATTGATTATTCATAATATCCAGGGTTGTGCATACAACGTCCAGGGTCTTCCGATTAGAACATTGTATCATCTCTTGCTGGAGTTCGACATTAACTTATGGGATTATCTCGTTTAA
- the xseA gene encoding exodeoxyribonuclease VII large subunit: MTTSSPPQAVTTLTESIKNLLESNFCHVVVKGELSNVSLQPSGHLYFGIKDSRSFLNGAFFHFKSKYFDRRPKDGDSVIIHGKLTVYAPRGQYQIVAHALVYAGEGDLLQKFEETKKRLAAEGYFALEKKQTLPNIPQSIGVITSPTGAVIQDILRVLSRRCYQYKILIYPVTVQGATAAKEISRAIEEMNKENLADVLILARGGGSIEDLWAFNEEIVVKAIDASSIPIISAIGHETDYTLCDFAADVRAPTPSAAAEIVCQSSEQQIQVFKSYLRYLNAHSQQLLSGKIKQIQQWKRYLDHVDFFRSAHQSLDYLCLSVERSIQTKLSQYKQRYMQYARWLQSDVLQRMTYRLHDLWKMIVQAFHNRLTAAKHLCMQKKKNLTFHNTQQFIQKLDLWKQQLHRALTQRLGYCSQSLTHQQTLLKHFTIKLNQQFTKGKHTLNLLQKRLTRTFANTVDEHRENYVRSRENLIFSLHHLVERNREKYYTLSKQLTLLNPKNVFKRGYAMLFDFNENFAIISAKSLHKHSCVRVRLQDGEATLTVTDIQNFETQES, encoded by the coding sequence ATGACAACTTCATCTCCTCCCCAAGCAGTCACGACGCTCACAGAATCTATAAAAAATCTTCTGGAGTCAAACTTTTGTCATGTTGTGGTCAAAGGAGAGTTAAGTAACGTCTCACTACAACCTAGCGGACACTTATATTTTGGAATTAAAGATAGCCGATCCTTCTTAAATGGGGCTTTTTTCCATTTTAAAAGTAAATATTTTGATCGTCGCCCTAAAGATGGCGATTCCGTAATCATTCACGGCAAGCTCACGGTTTATGCCCCACGAGGTCAATATCAAATTGTAGCCCATGCTTTAGTCTATGCTGGAGAAGGAGACCTACTACAAAAATTTGAAGAGACAAAGAAACGCCTCGCTGCTGAGGGGTATTTTGCTCTAGAGAAAAAGCAAACACTACCCAATATTCCCCAAAGCATCGGTGTGATTACCAGCCCTACGGGGGCGGTAATCCAAGATATTTTGCGCGTTCTTTCCCGTCGGTGCTATCAGTACAAAATCCTTATTTATCCTGTAACGGTTCAGGGAGCTACGGCTGCAAAAGAAATCTCACGAGCTATCGAAGAAATGAACAAAGAGAATCTTGCAGATGTTCTTATTCTAGCTCGTGGCGGCGGAAGCATCGAAGATCTTTGGGCTTTCAATGAAGAGATCGTTGTCAAAGCCATAGATGCCAGCTCCATCCCCATTATTTCTGCTATAGGTCATGAAACGGACTATACGTTATGTGATTTTGCTGCTGACGTACGTGCTCCCACGCCTTCTGCTGCTGCAGAAATCGTTTGCCAAAGTAGCGAACAACAAATTCAAGTATTTAAAAGTTATTTACGCTACCTGAACGCACATTCGCAACAGCTTCTTTCGGGAAAAATCAAACAAATTCAACAATGGAAGCGTTATTTAGACCACGTAGATTTTTTCCGTTCAGCGCATCAGTCTCTAGATTATCTTTGCTTATCTGTAGAACGGTCAATTCAAACAAAACTTTCACAATACAAACAGCGCTATATGCAGTATGCACGCTGGTTGCAAAGTGATGTTTTACAGAGAATGACTTACCGCCTTCATGATCTTTGGAAAATGATCGTACAGGCCTTCCACAATCGCCTGACTGCAGCAAAGCATCTCTGTATGCAGAAGAAAAAAAATCTAACATTTCATAATACGCAGCAATTTATCCAGAAATTGGATCTTTGGAAACAACAACTCCATAGAGCTCTGACGCAACGTCTAGGATACTGTAGCCAATCTCTAACTCACCAACAAACATTATTAAAACATTTTACAATCAAATTAAATCAGCAGTTTACTAAGGGAAAACACACCTTGAATCTTTTACAGAAACGGCTGACGAGAACTTTTGCCAATACAGTAGACGAACATAGAGAAAACTATGTTCGTTCTAGGGAAAACTTAATATTTTCCTTACATCACCTTGTAGAAAGAAACCGAGAAAAATATTATACGCTTTCTAAGCAGCTTACCCTATTAAACCCTAAAAATGTTTTCAAACGTGGGTATGCTATGCTCTTTGACTTTAATGAAAATTTCGCTATCATTTCCGCAAAAAGCTTACACAAACACAGTTGTGTAAGGGTACGACTGCAGGACGGGGAAGCCACTCTTACTGTAACGGATATTCAGAATTTTGAAACTCAAGAGTCCTAA
- a CDS encoding tyrosine recombinase XerC, which translates to MVSAFYAFLDYLKNIKAASPHTLRNYCIDLNSFKVFLEKHGKLSPSMPICLFSKERQETNLPFSLFTKDAVRLYILELMQENKAKRTIKRRLSAIKSFSHYCLKHRILLEDPTETIHGPRLPKELPSPITYEQVEILMATPDLSKYTGLRDRCLLELFYSSGLRISEIVSLNHWDIDFNSNLIRIRGKGKKERIIPITTLAAQWLKQYLNHPERAGVAKDSQAIFLNCFGTRLTTRSIDRKFQKYLRLSGLSGNITPHTIRHTIATHWLENGMDLKTIQALLGHSSLETTTIYTHVSMKLKKQTHNESHPHG; encoded by the coding sequence ATGGTCTCAGCTTTTTATGCTTTTCTAGATTACCTAAAAAACATAAAAGCAGCGTCTCCCCATACTCTAAGGAACTACTGCATAGATCTAAATAGCTTTAAAGTCTTCTTAGAAAAACATGGAAAACTCTCTCCCTCCATGCCCATTTGTTTATTTTCCAAAGAAAGACAAGAAACGAATCTTCCCTTCTCTCTATTTACGAAAGATGCTGTACGTCTCTACATACTAGAATTAATGCAGGAAAACAAAGCGAAACGCACAATAAAACGTCGCCTCTCAGCTATTAAAAGCTTCTCACATTATTGTTTAAAACATCGCATCCTACTTGAAGATCCAACAGAGACAATTCACGGCCCCAGATTACCCAAAGAATTGCCCTCACCTATTACCTATGAGCAAGTAGAAATACTCATGGCAACTCCCGATCTCTCAAAATATACAGGATTACGTGACCGCTGCTTATTAGAATTATTCTACAGTTCAGGATTGCGTATTAGCGAAATTGTCTCTTTAAACCACTGGGACATCGATTTTAACTCTAACCTCATTCGCATCCGTGGAAAAGGGAAAAAAGAACGAATTATTCCTATTACTACTCTAGCTGCCCAGTGGCTAAAACAGTACCTAAATCATCCAGAAAGAGCAGGTGTTGCAAAAGACAGTCAAGCGATTTTTTTAAATTGTTTTGGAACAAGATTAACCACGCGCTCTATTGATAGGAAATTTCAAAAATATCTTCGTCTTTCGGGTTTATCAGGAAATATTACTCCCCATACAATCCGCCATACAATTGCCACACACTGGTTAGAGAACGGTATGGATTTAAAAACTATTCAAGCTCTTCTTGGACATAGTTCTTTAGAAACAACAACAATCTATACCCATGTATCTATGAAGCTTAAAAAGCAAACACACAATGAGTCTCATCCACACGGCTAA
- a CDS encoding 1-deoxy-D-xylulose-5-phosphate synthase has translation MTSQVSSILSRISSPTDLKNLSLAELSLLAEQMRHKIISVLTNTGGHLASNLGIIEVTIALHYVFSSTEDKFIFDVGHQAYPHKLLTGRNTEEFDRIRHDGGLSGFTSPSESMHDLFFSGHAGNALSLALGMAKATEDSRTHILPILGDAAFSCGLTLEALNNISSNLSKFIVILNDNNMSISQNVGVMSKNLSRWIHHPKFSLFSRKIEKWLTKIPRYGNGISKRSHKLSTCLKSLFCPIPIFEQFNLAYMGPVDGHNIKRLISVFQTARDLPFPVLIHICTTKGKGLEIAQENPEKYHGVTANFNSSEKNKLLPTIKPQLTYPDVFGQTVCKLGETSPNLHIVTPAMSLGSRLEAFKEKFPKRFIDVGIAEGHAVTFSAGIAKAKSPVICSIYSTFLHRALDNVFHDVCLQGLPVILAIDRAGLAYGDGCSHHGIYDISFLRAMPNMIICQPRSAIVLQQLLQSSLQWNMPSAIRYPNIAAIQRDPIATDVNMHRDPGLGEILSQGEDILIIGLGHMCNTALSIKLQLLTHGISATVVDPVFIKPFDNNLFSILLMHHSKVIIIEEHSIRGGLASEFNDFLATYGFKVDVLHFGIPDAFFSHGDKESLLKRVGLDTESMVKRILTHFNFRTKTSPSNKLSIV, from the coding sequence ATGACTTCCCAAGTTTCTTCTATTTTAAGTCGAATTTCTTCCCCTACAGATTTAAAAAATCTTTCTCTTGCTGAGCTTTCTCTTCTTGCTGAGCAGATGCGTCATAAAATTATTTCTGTTCTTACCAATACTGGAGGGCATTTAGCTTCTAACTTAGGCATCATAGAAGTAACTATAGCTTTGCATTATGTTTTTTCCTCTACTGAGGATAAGTTTATTTTTGATGTCGGCCATCAAGCCTATCCGCATAAATTACTCACGGGACGAAATACTGAGGAGTTTGATCGGATTCGCCACGATGGGGGTCTGAGTGGGTTCACCTCACCCTCGGAAAGCATGCACGATCTATTTTTTTCTGGTCATGCAGGTAATGCCCTATCTTTAGCCTTGGGGATGGCTAAAGCTACTGAGGATTCTAGAACTCACATTCTTCCCATCCTTGGTGACGCAGCTTTTTCCTGTGGATTAACTTTAGAAGCTTTGAATAATATCAGCTCGAATCTATCTAAATTTATTGTTATTTTAAATGACAATAACATGTCGATTTCGCAAAACGTTGGCGTCATGTCTAAGAATTTGTCGCGATGGATTCACCATCCCAAATTCAGTTTATTTTCTCGAAAGATAGAAAAATGGCTAACCAAGATCCCACGTTATGGCAATGGTATATCTAAGCGTTCTCATAAGCTATCTACCTGCTTAAAATCTTTATTTTGTCCGATTCCTATTTTTGAGCAGTTTAACTTGGCCTATATGGGTCCTGTAGATGGTCACAATATAAAAAGGCTTATCTCTGTATTTCAAACTGCGCGAGATTTACCATTTCCAGTTCTTATTCATATTTGCACAACTAAAGGTAAGGGTTTGGAAATCGCTCAAGAAAACCCAGAAAAATATCATGGGGTGACAGCGAATTTTAACTCTTCTGAAAAAAATAAATTACTTCCAACTATTAAGCCTCAGCTCACTTACCCGGATGTTTTCGGACAAACAGTGTGCAAACTTGGAGAAACTTCTCCGAATTTACATATTGTTACTCCTGCGATGTCCTTAGGATCTCGCTTAGAAGCATTTAAAGAAAAATTTCCTAAGCGTTTCATAGATGTGGGGATTGCCGAGGGACATGCTGTGACTTTTTCAGCGGGCATTGCCAAAGCTAAATCTCCTGTTATTTGTTCCATCTACTCGACATTCTTACATCGTGCTTTAGACAATGTTTTCCACGATGTATGTTTACAAGGTCTCCCTGTAATCTTAGCGATAGATCGTGCAGGTTTAGCCTATGGGGACGGCTGCAGTCATCATGGCATTTACGATATAAGTTTTCTTCGTGCCATGCCTAATATGATTATTTGCCAGCCGAGAAGCGCGATTGTTTTACAGCAGTTACTTCAATCGTCTCTACAATGGAACATGCCTTCGGCGATTCGTTATCCTAATATTGCTGCGATTCAAAGAGATCCTATTGCTACGGATGTGAATATGCACAGAGATCCGGGATTAGGAGAAATCCTCAGTCAGGGAGAGGATATTTTGATCATAGGTTTGGGTCATATGTGTAATACTGCGCTATCTATCAAACTGCAGTTGCTCACCCATGGGATTTCTGCAACTGTGGTAGATCCTGTATTTATCAAACCTTTTGATAACAATCTATTTAGCATTCTATTAATGCATCATTCTAAAGTCATTATTATAGAAGAGCACTCTATTCGGGGTGGGTTAGCTTCAGAATTCAATGATTTTTTAGCTACGTACGGCTTTAAAGTTGATGTCTTACACTTCGGCATTCCTGATGCGTTCTTTTCTCATGGGGACAAAGAAAGCTTATTAAAAAGAGTGGGCTTGGATACTGAAAGCATGGTTAAACGTATTCTCACACACTTTAATTTCCGGACAAAAACCTCCCCATCTAACAAGTTAAGCATTGTTTAA
- a CDS encoding HEAT repeat domain-containing protein: protein MGLSRLIISLGILLGFPSVVFGNFPDPVSHKILYISQRSVEKALTSYLEALETHGDHDFTLLRKISENCLRQGLRSDDPYIRKSTIIGAGIVGSSEALEILSQAMETEDPLQQLLVLSALSSNLGKTSDELLFKALASAYPVIRLEAAYRLAGLKNIKVIDHLHSFIHKLPEEIQCLSTAIFLRLETEESDTYIRQMLSSTRSATRNYTALLIGEYQQKRFLPTLRSLLTSASPLDREAAVYALGMLKDGQSYTTIKKLSERNDPDLSLASAQALIAIGKEEDALPIFEKQIEEERSTALYTARLLSKETGIPLLLPVFLNTKNSEAKLNAALALIHLGCDHPLLLEYITEWLVQQHYSQALIPTFSKGRATQAWKCRGIILPQNPTERAKALSIIQNAEEQILVTLLRLPKEAYLPYIEKILLSQKTALASKAITFLAHSSHQQALEILSRASQLPGEPIIRAYADLALYNLTKDPEKKLSLHRYAQDLIQETLLFIDTEDRQPHPDSPYLRYQVTPETRAKLMLDILETLVVSKTHEDIRFLIQLMTQAKAKNCHILAGLLMKIVE from the coding sequence ATGGGATTATCTCGTTTAATTATATCCCTAGGAATACTTTTAGGTTTTCCCAGTGTAGTATTTGGTAACTTCCCCGATCCAGTAAGCCATAAGATTCTTTATATTAGCCAAAGATCTGTAGAAAAAGCTCTTACATCCTACTTAGAAGCTTTAGAAACTCACGGAGATCATGACTTTACTTTATTAAGAAAAATCTCTGAGAATTGTTTAAGGCAGGGGTTACGTTCTGACGACCCGTATATTCGAAAAAGTACCATTATCGGAGCAGGTATTGTAGGTTCTTCAGAAGCTTTGGAGATTCTTTCTCAAGCTATGGAAACGGAAGATCCTCTTCAGCAACTGTTAGTGTTATCTGCTTTATCCTCCAATCTAGGGAAAACATCGGACGAGCTTTTATTTAAAGCGCTAGCTTCTGCCTATCCTGTGATCCGTTTAGAAGCCGCCTATCGTCTAGCGGGACTAAAAAATATTAAAGTTATCGACCATCTTCATTCTTTTATTCATAAACTTCCCGAAGAAATTCAATGTCTTTCCACAGCAATCTTTTTAAGATTAGAAACTGAAGAGTCTGATACGTATATCCGCCAGATGCTTTCATCGACAAGAAGTGCTACAAGGAATTACACAGCTTTGCTCATTGGTGAATATCAACAAAAACGGTTCTTGCCTACATTAAGGAGTTTATTAACAAGTGCCTCCCCTTTAGATCGTGAAGCAGCTGTTTATGCCCTAGGAATGTTAAAAGATGGTCAGAGCTATACTACCATAAAAAAGCTCTCAGAAAGAAACGATCCGGATCTATCTTTAGCTTCTGCTCAAGCATTAATTGCGATTGGGAAGGAAGAAGATGCTCTTCCTATTTTTGAAAAGCAGATTGAGGAAGAGCGCTCAACAGCTCTTTATACAGCACGATTATTATCTAAAGAAACAGGAATTCCGCTATTACTTCCTGTATTTTTAAATACGAAAAACAGCGAAGCAAAATTAAATGCTGCTCTGGCTTTGATACATTTAGGATGCGACCACCCCCTTCTTCTTGAATACATCACGGAGTGGTTAGTACAACAACACTATAGCCAAGCATTAATTCCCACATTTTCTAAGGGGCGAGCTACACAAGCATGGAAATGCAGAGGGATTATCCTTCCTCAAAATCCTACAGAACGTGCTAAGGCCTTATCGATCATCCAAAATGCTGAAGAGCAGATTCTTGTTACTCTATTGCGGTTGCCTAAAGAAGCCTATCTTCCCTATATAGAGAAGATCTTATTAAGTCAGAAAACAGCTCTAGCTTCTAAGGCAATTACCTTTTTAGCGCATTCTTCTCATCAACAGGCTTTAGAAATCCTTTCCCGAGCCTCACAGCTTCCTGGAGAGCCGATAATCCGAGCTTATGCTGATTTAGCTTTATATAATCTCACTAAAGATCCTGAAAAAAAGTTATCCTTACATCGTTACGCTCAGGATCTCATTCAAGAAACACTATTGTTCATTGATACCGAAGACAGACAGCCTCATCCAGATTCTCCTTATCTTCGTTATCAAGTTACTCCAGAAACACGAGCAAAGCTCATGTTAGATATCCTAGAAACTCTCGTGGTATCGAAGACACATGAAGATATTCGCTTTCTTATTCAGCTAATGACACAGGCAAAAGCCAAAAACTGTCATATTTTAGCTGGGTTATTGATGAAAATTGTAGAATAA
- the secG gene encoding preprotein translocase subunit SecG, with protein sequence MTALFYSFLFIFLLLCIILCGLILIQESKSMGLGSSFGVDSGDSVFGVSTPDILKKVTAWLAVAFCFSCLFLSFATTHLGKKSQELPINALEQVSPDGEEIPTE encoded by the coding sequence GTGACAGCTTTGTTTTATTCGTTTTTATTTATTTTTCTTCTTTTGTGCATAATTTTGTGCGGACTGATTTTGATTCAAGAAAGCAAGAGCATGGGACTAGGTTCTTCCTTTGGTGTGGATTCAGGAGATTCTGTTTTTGGTGTGTCGACACCAGATATCTTAAAGAAAGTCACAGCCTGGCTTGCTGTCGCTTTTTGTTTTAGTTGTCTGTTTCTTTCCTTTGCAACAACACACTTAGGAAAAAAATCTCAAGAGCTGCCTATAAATGCTCTAGAACAAGTTTCTCCAGATGGAGAGGAAATTCCTACGGAATAG
- the tpiA gene encoding triose-phosphate isomerase: MERKSYVFGNWKMHKTAEEAKDFLSVFCPFVKEISPASIVGIAPSFTTLSACCESIKKMDSSIWLGAQNVHQDSSGAFTGEVSLPMLQEFHVNFVLLGHSECRHIFHEEDSTIALKVGAAARSGVVPVLCIGETLETRESGTTKDVLSNQLILGLAQLPETASVIIAYEPVWAIGTGKVASTADVQEVHAFCREVLSRIFSKEKSETISILYGGSVKADNAEGFARCPDVDGLLVGGASLDPQVFANVVGNFNL; the protein is encoded by the coding sequence ATGGAACGTAAGAGTTATGTTTTTGGTAATTGGAAAATGCATAAGACAGCTGAGGAGGCTAAAGATTTTTTATCTGTTTTTTGCCCTTTCGTTAAGGAAATTTCTCCCGCATCCATAGTCGGTATAGCCCCTTCATTTACAACATTAAGCGCTTGCTGCGAATCTATAAAAAAGATGGACTCTTCCATCTGGCTAGGAGCGCAAAATGTCCATCAGGATTCTTCCGGAGCCTTTACCGGGGAAGTTTCCTTGCCTATGCTTCAAGAATTTCATGTGAATTTTGTTCTTCTAGGACATTCGGAATGTCGTCATATCTTTCATGAAGAAGACTCTACAATAGCTCTTAAAGTGGGAGCTGCTGCTCGCTCGGGAGTGGTTCCAGTTTTATGTATTGGCGAGACTTTAGAAACTAGAGAGAGTGGTACGACTAAAGATGTTTTATCTAACCAATTGATATTGGGGCTTGCTCAGCTTCCCGAAACAGCCTCTGTGATTATTGCGTATGAGCCTGTATGGGCAATCGGTACGGGAAAAGTCGCTTCAACCGCAGATGTGCAAGAAGTCCATGCTTTTTGTCGCGAGGTTCTCTCTCGTATATTTTCTAAAGAAAAATCTGAGACAATTTCTATTCTTTATGGCGGATCTGTAAAAGCTGACAACGCTGAAGGATTTGCTCGCTGCCCCGATGTGGATGGTTTATTGGTAGGAGGAGCCTCTTTAGATCCTCAAGTTTTTGCCAATGTTGTAGGCAATTTTAATCTTTGA
- a CDS encoding ABC-F family ATP-binding cassette domain-containing protein, translated as MSIVLDKIGKTLGTRVLFDDVSVVFNPGNRYGLTGPNGAGKSTLLKIITGVVEPTRGSISLPKKVGILRQNIDSFGNISVLDCVIMGNARLWDALQQRDALYLEDFTDAIGIKLGEIEEIIGEENGYRAESEAEELLTGIGIPEELFNNKMSTIPIDLQFRVLLCQSLFGHPEALLLDEPTNHLDIHSINWLGNFLKDYDGTVIVVSHDRHFLNTITTHIADIDYDTVIIYPGNYDAMVEMKTASRDQEKADIKSKEKKIAQLKEFVAKFGAGSRASQVQSRLREIKKLQPQELKKSNIQRPYIRFPLSEKASGKVVFSIESITKSYNGEEPIFQPFSLEIYQGDKLGIIGNNGLGKTTLMKLLAGVESPNQGAIKIGHQVAYSYFPQNHSDVLKDCGNETLFEWLRNRKTGINDQEIRSVLGKMLFGGDDAFKQIKALSGGETARLLMAGMMLENHNVLILDEANNHLDLESVSALAWAINDYKGTSIFVSHDRTLIEECATKLLIFDKGKITFFDGTMADYTSSSKL; from the coding sequence ATGAGCATCGTACTTGATAAAATCGGCAAAACTTTAGGCACACGCGTACTGTTCGATGACGTTTCCGTCGTCTTCAACCCTGGAAATCGTTATGGATTAACAGGACCTAACGGTGCGGGAAAATCTACCCTCTTAAAAATTATCACAGGTGTCGTAGAGCCTACTCGTGGATCTATTTCTTTACCTAAAAAGGTGGGTATCTTACGCCAAAATATCGACAGCTTTGGCAATATTTCTGTTTTAGATTGCGTTATTATGGGTAACGCTCGGTTGTGGGATGCCTTACAACAAAGAGATGCTTTATACTTGGAAGATTTCACCGACGCCATTGGCATTAAACTTGGCGAAATAGAAGAGATCATCGGCGAGGAAAATGGTTATCGGGCAGAATCTGAAGCTGAAGAGCTTCTCACAGGGATCGGGATCCCCGAAGAATTGTTTAACAACAAAATGTCCACGATTCCCATAGATTTGCAATTTCGTGTTCTCCTATGCCAGTCCTTGTTTGGTCATCCCGAAGCTCTTCTTCTGGACGAGCCTACAAACCACTTAGATATTCATTCTATTAACTGGTTAGGAAACTTTTTAAAAGATTACGATGGAACAGTGATTGTTGTTAGCCACGACAGGCACTTTTTAAATACCATTACTACCCACATTGCTGATATCGATTATGATACCGTCATTATCTATCCTGGAAATTACGATGCCATGGTAGAAATGAAAACAGCTTCTAGAGATCAAGAGAAGGCCGATATCAAATCTAAAGAAAAGAAAATCGCCCAACTTAAAGAATTTGTAGCTAAATTTGGGGCAGGTTCTCGAGCTAGTCAGGTACAATCTCGTTTAAGAGAAATTAAAAAGCTCCAACCTCAGGAATTAAAGAAGTCTAACATTCAGCGTCCTTACATACGTTTTCCTTTGTCAGAAAAAGCTTCCGGGAAGGTAGTCTTTTCTATAGAAAGTATTACAAAAAGTTACAATGGCGAAGAGCCTATATTCCAGCCCTTCTCTTTGGAGATATATCAAGGAGACAAGCTAGGGATTATCGGAAATAACGGTCTTGGGAAAACAACATTAATGAAGCTCTTAGCCGGTGTAGAGAGTCCTAATCAAGGGGCTATAAAAATTGGTCATCAGGTTGCTTATTCCTATTTTCCTCAAAATCACTCTGATGTTTTAAAAGACTGTGGAAATGAGACTCTGTTTGAATGGTTACGCAACCGAAAAACAGGGATCAACGATCAGGAAATACGCAGTGTTTTAGGGAAGATGTTATTTGGAGGAGATGACGCTTTCAAACAAATTAAGGCGTTATCAGGGGGAGAAACAGCTCGTTTGCTGATGGCGGGAATGATGCTGGAAAATCACAACGTGTTGATTCTTGACGAAGCAAACAACCATTTGGATCTAGAATCTGTTTCTGCACTGGCCTGGGCGATTAATGATTATAAAGGCACCTCTATCTTTGTTTCTCACGACAGAACATTAATCGAAGAGTGTGCAACAAAATTGCTTATCTTTGATAAGGGCAAAATTACTTTCTTTGATGGGACTATGGCTGACTATACAAGCAGCAGCAAGCTATAA
- the def gene encoding peptide deformylase, with protein sequence MIRELEYYGSHILRRKADIIPEITDTIRQLVQDMYETMVAHKGVGLAAPQVGESLSLFVVCVEGETEDGDLIFCDFPKVYINPVLSNASEDLVIGREGCLSIPGLRADVYRPQSITVTALNLDGQEFTEHLEGFPARIIMHENDHLHGVLYIDKMEEPKDIKKFKASLEKIRRRYHAHVKPEDRAS encoded by the coding sequence ATGATTAGAGAATTAGAATATTACGGCAGCCATATTCTACGTAGAAAGGCTGATATAATTCCTGAAATTACTGACACGATTCGTCAGTTAGTTCAAGATATGTACGAAACTATGGTAGCTCATAAAGGCGTTGGCTTAGCAGCTCCTCAGGTGGGAGAAAGTCTGAGTCTTTTCGTCGTGTGTGTTGAGGGAGAAACCGAAGACGGGGACTTGATCTTTTGTGATTTCCCAAAGGTGTATATCAATCCTGTTCTTTCTAACGCTTCTGAGGATCTCGTTATTGGTCGGGAAGGATGTCTATCTATTCCTGGACTTCGTGCTGACGTCTATCGTCCACAAAGTATTACCGTAACGGCTCTAAATCTTGATGGTCAAGAATTCACAGAACATTTGGAAGGATTCCCCGCACGAATCATTATGCATGAAAATGACCATCTTCATGGTGTGTTATATATCGATAAGATGGAAGAGCCTAAAGACATTAAGAAGTTTAAGGCTTCTCTAGAAAAGATACGACGTCGTTATCATGCTCACGTAAAGCCAGAAGATAGAGCTTCCTAA